In Xyrauchen texanus isolate HMW12.3.18 chromosome 27, RBS_HiC_50CHRs, whole genome shotgun sequence, one genomic interval encodes:
- the col2a1a gene encoding collagen, type II, alpha 1a isoform X2, with protein MFRLVDSRTLLLLVASHCILVSLVRCQQEEERSIGAKGQKGEPGDIADVVGPRGPAGPMGPPGEQGPRGERGDKGEKGNLGPRGRDGEPGTPGNPGPPGPAGPPGPNGLGGNFAAQMAGGFDEKAGGAQIGVMQGPMGPMGPRGPPGPSGAPGPQGFQGNPGETGEPGPAGALGPRGPPGPPGKPGSDGEAGKPGKAGERGGPGPQGARGFPGTPGLPGIKGHRGHPGIDGAKGESGAAGAKGESGSSGENGAPGPMGPRGLPGERGRPGAPGSAGARGNDGLPGPAGPPGPVGPAGAPGFPGSPGAKGEAGPTGARGPEGAQGPRGEGGTPGSPGPSGASGNPGTDGIPGAKGSAGGPGIAGAPGFPGPRGPPGPQGATGPLGPKGQSGDPGIPGFKGEAGPKGERGVVGPQGAPGPSGEEGKRGPRGEPGSAGPLGPPGERGSPGNRGFPGQDGLAGAKGAPGDRGVPGVTGPKGSTGDPGRTGESGLPGARGLTGRPGDAGPQGKVGASGASGDDGRPGPPGPLGARGQPGVMGFPGPKGANGEPGKTGEKGLVGRPGLRGLPGKDGETGPTGPSGPPGVAGERGEQGQPGPSGFQGLPGPTGAPGEPGKPGDQGVPGEGGAAGLTGPRGERGFPGERGGSGPQGLQGPRGLPGTPGTDGPKGAIGPAGVVGALGPPGLQGMPGERGASGIAGPKGDRGDSGEKGPEGAPGKDGSRGLTGPIGPPGPSGPNGAKGETGAIGPNGATGTRGAPGDRGEVGPPGPAGFAGPPGSDGQPGIKGEQGESGQKGDSGAPGPQGPSGAPGPVGPTGVTGTKGARGAQGAPGSTGFPGAAGRVGPPGPNGNPGSAGPAGPAGKDGPKGVRGDAGPPGRPGDAGLRGLSGAPGEKGEAGADGPPGPIGPSGPAGLGGQRGIVGLPGQRGERGFSGLPGPSGEPGKQGAPGGSGDRGAPGPVGPPGLTGPAGEPGREGSAGSDGPPGRDGAPGVKGERGNTGPIGSPGSPGAPGAPGSVGPIGKQGDRGENGPQGPSGPPGAAGARGMVGPQGPRGDKGESGETGERGLKGHRGFTGLQGLPGPPGSPGDQGAAGPAGPSGAKGPSGPVGPAGKDGSNGQPGPIGPPGPRGRSGESGPSGPPGNPGPPGPPGPPGPGIDMSAFAGLSQPEKGPDPLRYMRADEASSSLRQHDVEVDATLKSINSQIEDIRSPDGSRKNPARSCQDLQLCHPEWKSGDYWVDPNLGSSADAIKVFCNMETGETCVKPSTPKIPRKNWWSSKSKTQKHVWFGESMNGGFHFSYSENGQTASSTTIQMNFLRLLSTEASQTVTYHCKNSVAYMDQATGNLKKALLLQGSNDVEIRAEGNSRFTYGVLEDGCKKHTGQWAKTVIEYKTQKTSRLPIVDIAPMDIGGADQEFGVDIGAVCFL; from the exons GGTCCAATGGGTCCCCGTGGTCCTCCCGGCCCCTCTGGAGCTCCT GGCCCACAAGGTTTCCAAGGCAACCCTGGAGAGACTGGTGAACCCGGCCCTGCT GGTGCCCTTGGACCCCGTGGCCCACCAGGGCCTCCTGGAAAACCCGGAAGTGAT GGTGAGGCTGGAAAGCCTGGTAAGGCTGGTGAACGTGGAGGCCCAGGCCCTCAA GGAGCTCGTGGATTTCCTGGAACCCCTGGCCTTCCTGGCATCAAGGGACACAGA GGACACCCAGGTATTGATGGAGCTAAAGGAGAGAGCGGTGCTGCAGGTGCTAAG gGTGAATCAGGTTCTTCTGGTGAGAATGGTGCCCCTGGACCAATG GGTCCACGTGGTCTGCCTGGTGAGAGAGGTCGTCCTGGAGCACCTGGTTCTGCT GGTGCTCGTGGTAATGATGGTCTGCCCGGTCCTGCTGGTCCTCCT GGCCCTGTTGGTCCTGCCGGTGCTCCAGGTTTCCCAGGATCCCCTGGTGCTAAG GGAGAAGCTGGTCCTACTGGTGCTCGCGGACCTGAGGGTGCACAAGGACCCCGTGGAGAGGGTGGTACACCTGGATCACCTGGGCCCTCTGGAGCTTCT GGTAATCCTGGTACTGATGGTATTCCTGGAGCCAAAGGATCTGCT GGTGGTCCTGGTATTGCTGGTGCCCCAGGTTTCCCAGGACCCCGTGGCCCACCAGGACCTCAGGGAGCTACTGGACCTCTTGGACCTAAAGGCCAGTCT GGAGACCCCGGTATCCCAGGATTTAAAGGAGAGGCTGGACCCAAGGGAGAGCGT GGTGTTGTAGGACCTCAGGGTGCCCCTGGGCCCTCTGGAGAGGAAGGCAAGAGGGGACCAAGAGGAGAACCTGGTTCTGCTGGACCTTTGGGACCTCCTGGAGAGAGA GGATCTCCAGGTAACCGTGGATTTCCTGGTCAGGATGGTCTAGCTGGAGCAAAG GGTGCACCTGGTGATCGTGGTGTTCCAGGTGTGACTGGACCAAAAGGATCAACTGGAGATCCTGGCCGCACTGGGGAGTCTGGTCTGCCTGGGGCCAGG GGTCTCACTGGTCGCCCCGGTGATGCTGGACCCCAAGGAAAAGTTGGAGCATCT GGCGCCTCTGGTGATGATGGTCGTCCTGGTCCTCCTGGCCCTCTGGGAGCTCGTGGTCAGCCTGGTGTCATGGGATTCCCCGGTCCCAAGGGAGCCAAT GGTGAACCTGGAAAAACTGGAGAGAAAGGACTTGTTGGACGCCCCGGTCTTAGG GGTTTGCCTGGGAAAGATGGAGAGACTGGACCTACTGGCCCATCTGGCCCTCCT GGTGTTGCTGGTGAGAGAGGAGAGCAGGGTCAGCCTGGTCCTTCTGGCTTCCAG GGTCTACCTGGACCAACTGGTGCCCCCGGAGAGCCTGGTAAACCAGGTGACCAG GGTGTTCCTGGAGagggtggtgctgcgggtctcaCTGGACCGAGA GGTGAACGTGGTTTCCCTGGAGAGAGAGGAGGTTCTGGCCCTCAGGGTCTCCAGGGACCCAGGGGTCTTCCAGGAACTCCCGGAACTGATGGACCCAAA GGTGCAATTGGACCAGCAGGAGTTGTTGGAGCTCTGGGCCCTCCCGGTCTGCAGGGAATGCCTGGCGAGAGAGGAGCTTCTGGAATCGCTGGACCTAAAGGTGACAGA GGTGACAGTGGAGAGAAAGGACCTGAAGGTGCTCCTGGCAAAGATGGTTCAAGA GGTTTAACTGGTCCGATTGGTCCACCTGGTCCTTCTGGCCCCAATGGCGCAAAG GGTGAAACTGGTGCAATTGGACCAAATGGTGCTACTGGTACTCGTGGTGCCCCA GGTGATCGTGGTGAGGTTGGTCCACCTGGACCTGCTGGCTTTGCTGGACCTCCT GGTTCTGATGGCCAGCCTGGAATTAAGGGAGAACAGGGTGAGTCAGGACAGAAGGGTGATTCTGGAGCCCCTGGACCTCAGGGACCATCCGGAGCACCCGGCCCAGTG GGCCCAACTGGTGTTACAGGAACTAAGGGAGCACGCGGAGCCCAAGGAGCCCCT GGGTCCACTGGTTTCCCAGGTGCTGCAGGAAGAGTTGGACCACCTGGCCCCAAT gGTAATCCTGGTTCTGCTGGCCCTGCAGGTCCTGCAGGTAAAGATGGTCCCAAGGGAGTTCGTGGTGATGCTGGTCCTCCAGGAAGACCAGGAGATGCTGGACTgcgtggactttctggtgcccctgGAGAGAAGGGAGAGGCTGGAGCAGATGGTCCTCCT GGTCCTATTGGTCCTTCCGGTCCTGCTGGACTCGGTGGTCAGCGTGGTATTGTTGGTTTGCCTGGTCAGCGTGGTGAAAGAGGTTTCTCAGGTCTTCCAGGACCCTCT GGTGAGCCTGGCAAACAGGGAGCTCCTGGTGGTTCTGGTGACCGTGGAGCTCCTGGCCCTGTTGGACCTCCTGGATTAACTGGACCTGCTGGAGAGCCTGGACGTGAG GGTAGTGCTGGTTCTGATGGTCCACCTGGTAGAGATGGTGCTCCTGGTGTGAAG GGTGAGCGTGGTAATACTGGCCCTATTGGATCTCCTGGATCTCCTGGTGCCCCAGGTGCTCCAGGTTCCGTTGGCCCAATTGGCAAACAGGGAGACAGAGGAGAGAAT GGTCCACAAGGACCATCTGGACCCCCTGGAGCTGCTGGAGCTAGAGGCATGGTT GGACCCCAAGGACCTCGTGGTGATAAGGGTGAGTCTGGAGAAACTGGAGAAAGAGGACTGAAGGGACACAGAGGATTCACCGGTCTGCAGGGTCTGCCTGGACCTCCT GGTTCTCCTGGAGACCAGGGTGCTGCTGGACCTGCTGGACCAAGTGGAGCTAAG GGACCTTCTGGGCCTGTTGGACCAGCTGGTAAAGATGGATCTAATGGTCAGCCTGGACCCATTGGACCACCTGGGCCTCGTGGACGTTCTGGAGAGAGTGGCCCATCT GGTCCACCTGGTAACCCTGGACCCCCTGGTCCTCCTGGTCCCCCAGGCCCTGGCATTGACATGTCTGCCTTTGCTGGGTTGTCTCAGCCCGAGAAGGGACCTGATCCTCTGCGTTACATGCGTGCTGATGAGGCCTCCAGCTCTCTCAGACAACATGATGTGGAAGTGGATGCTACACTGAAGTCAATCAACAGCCAGATCGAGGACATCCGCAGCCCTGATGGCTCCCGGAAGAACCCTGCAAGATCCTGCCAAGACCTGCAACTCTGCCACCCAGAATGGAAGAGCG GTGACTACTGGGTAGATCCTAACCTTGGCAGCAGTGCTGATGCCATCAAAGTCTTCTGCAACATGGAGACTGGAGAGACCTGTGTGAAGCCCAGCACTCCCAAAATCCCACGCAAGAACTGGTGGAGCAGCAAGAGCAAGACACAAAAGCATGTGTGGTTCGGAGAGAGCATGAATGGTGGATTCCAC ttCAGCTATTCtgaaaatggccagactgctaGTTCTACCACCATCCAGATGAACTTCCTGAGACTGCTTTCTACTGAGGCCTCTCAGACCGTCACCTACCACTGCAAGAATAGCGTGGCTTACATGGATCAAGCCACAGGAAACCTGAAGAAGGCCCTTCTGCTGCAGGGCTCCAATGATGTGGAGATCAGAGCAGAGGGCAACAGCCGCTTTACATACGGCGTCCTGGAGGATGGCTGCAAG AAGCACACAGGTCAGTGGGCCAAGACTGTGATTGAGTACAAAACTCAGAAGACATCCAGGCTGCCCATTGTGGACATTGCTCCCATGGACATCGGAGGAGCAGATCAGGAGTTTGGAGTGGACATTGGTGCAGTCTGCttcttgtaa